aagtatacacagctccacaatataccgtatatacttgagtataagccgacccgagtataagcagaggcacctaatttggccacaaaaaactgggaaaacttattgactcgagtataagccgggtatacattgtccccacatccccatggctcccctgtccctgtatccatggctccttatccccgtccttgaatgcatggatccttatccccgtccttgtatgcatggcttcttatccccgtccctgtatgcatggctccttatccctgttcttgtatgcatggttcctattaaaaaaaaaacacatcctacttaccttccctgcatgccctcgcagcatctcgttctggtgccagcagctcctatGGCTTGGCGATCAcatctcattaaggtaatgaatatttacccacacatatgggagtggagtggggtgaatactcattaccttaatgagtggaggacacgtgatcgctcggcctgaagagctgctggcCCCGGAACGAGATtcagcgagggcgcgcagggaaggtaagtaggatgtgtgctggaagccggcggctgtggctgtttgcactgtaagagaaatgaatagtcactgccagcgcagtgaatattcatttctctttagcagcggcacaggctttagcctcagccaccggctcctgcctctgtgacccgctgctccctctCCGTCTTTCtgtgacaatgactcgtgtataagctgaggggggcattttcagcacaaaaaaaatatgctgaaagtcTCGGCTTTATACACTAGTATATACAGCATACTACAatctattatatacacagctgcatattatataccgtgttaaggaatatagagcggtgtatatattatatagtgtagagatgtggcagcagtgtgAATTCCACAATACATACATAGCGCCACATTATATAAACTTCTCTACaccatataaacatctctacactatataaacatcatatataactagatggtggcccgattctaacgcatcgggtattctagaatacgcatatccacgtagtatattgcccagctacgtagtatattgcccagctacgtagtatattgcccagccacgtagtatattgcccagccacgtagtatattgcccagccacgtagtatattgtccagccacgtagtatattgtccagccacgtagtatattgtccagccacatggtatattgtccagccacgtagtatattgcccagccacatagtatattggcaagtcacgtagtatattgcccagccacgtagtatattgcccagccacgtagtatattgcccagccacgtagtatattgcccagccatgtagtatattgtccagccacgtagtatattgtccagccacgtagtatattgtccagccacgtagtatattgtccagccacgtagtatattgtccagccacgtagtatattgtccagccacgtagtatattgcccagccacatagtatattgcccagccacatagtatattggcaagtcacgtagtatattgcccagccacgtagtatattgcccagccacgtagtatattgcccagccacgtagtatatagcagagccacgtagtatattgcccaaccacatagtatatagcagagcctttTTTTTTCAAAAGAGACAACATGATTTGTAATGATCTGCAGATGACTATCTTTCCACTGGCAAAGCACATAGTCTATAAAGTGTGCTTGTTTTCTGCACTAGAGAATGTGGAGAAatgtaaaggggttatccaggacaattttttttccctctaactacctgcctgttgtggccGGCGATGATCTCTAGTGCGCTCACAAACCGCTCCCCCCAGCAATTCAAATGTGTCTGCTGacttcatgtcaacagagcagcggcttcccatctgctctgttgatggggtgtcTCTGCCAATGTCATTCTGATTGAGAGCCgactccccactgcctaactgcggggagccgtaTGTCAGTCAGCATGATAATGGCAGTCTCGCCTCATCGATACAGCAACCCAGAAAAAGAAGAGCTGCTCTATTAACGTAGAGCAGTTGAATCACCGGTAGGAGTGGTTGTTGACCATTCTGAGCTGACATTGGttaaaacaggcaggtagttgcttctgggagtctgtcagcacagaatgaccgtTCAAACCAAATACAGGCGTTCGGTGCACCCTTTGCATGACCAAATATTTAAGCGCATTTTGCAATCTACGatacttgttttccctctatctccacaTTTCTCTGGCTCTACAGAGCCAAATCCGTCAACCAAAGAAGAGGAGTTGGAGACAGAggtaaaacaagtaggtgggaaggcgcacttaaatgtttggccactcCAAGGTGGACTGAGCACCAGTAATAATTGGCCCATTCTATGCTGACAgtctgcttttaaagggaacctgtcacccccaaaatcgatggtgaggtaagctcaccgtcatcaggggcttatctacagcattctgtaatgctgtagataagccgccgatgttacctgaaagatgagaaaaagacgttggattatactcacccaggggcagtcccgctgcggtctggttaaatgggtgtctcaggtccgctccggcgcctcctatcttcattccatgacgtcctcttctggtcttcacgctgcggctccggcgcaggcgtactttgtctgccctgttgagggagagcaaagtactgtagtgcgcaggcgctgggcctctctgacctttccggagccgcggcgtgaagaccagaagaggacgtcacggaatgaagataggaggcgccagagcagacctgagacacccatttgaccagaccgcagcgggaccgcccctgggtgagtttaatccaacgtctttttctcatctttcaggtaacatcggcggcttatctacagcattatagaatgctgtagataagcccctgatgatggtgagcttaccttaccatcgattttggggttgaccggttccctttaaagagtggcACTAAACTGTTGTGTCCTAACACAAGGAACCATGAATATTCCCCACCCAGTACATGCACCGATGCAGGAGATTTTGCAGCTGGTTTCTGCCCCAGCGCAGAAGTGGATGGAGACGGGAAAGCAGTCATGTTGTTATCTGTcttcagtattatgggcacaagCACGGATGCCATCCACTGTTTCATTGCTGATCCATTGATAGCATTGGCCTTGAAACACAGGGCAATGGGAGTATGTATGATTGGTTAAGTCAGTATGCAAGAGTTTAGAGCACTTTTGGAGACCTGGCTAGCAAGTGAAGTACCCCTTTAATTTACAATTATTGGCTAGGATGCCTTCAATATATTTGTAGTGTGCTGCATCGCATTCATTTAGCCTGTGCTGTACACTGAAGAGGGGCAATCACCCTGAACAGACTGTAGATGCGTTTCTCCTTCTCTGGTCACAAAGAAAAGCTATTTAAAGGGAATATGACATAAAAAATGCTGTTTACTAATCTGCAGGTAAATCGCCTTAAAACCCTGTGTAACAGGCTGACTTAGAGTGCGGCTACACAGAGAAAATTACGTTTTGATCACTGTGCTATCATTATGTAGTGGGTCTCTCCTAATCACAGGGGTGCTGCAGGGGACTAATTACATCACAGCTCAGTACAGTGGGAGtgtggctgtaaccacaccccagcaCTAAGAGTGACAGTTCGCTCTGCCTACACACGCTGCAGGGAGGTTGTCATTCACAGTGCCTCGGAGATAGACTTACACCGTGATTAAAACGACATTTTCTATGTAGCAGCACTTTGTCAGCTGACTACACAGGGTGTTAAAGACTGTTTATTCGTAGATGaactctatatctgcaggtaagTAGCGTTTTTCTGATGGCTGGATCACTTCAGAGGCTCAAACATTGACTTGTATGATAGCTACCTAGGTGGTATAGGGTCAAACATTGACTTGTATGATAGCTACCTAGGTGGTATAGGGTCAAACATTGACTTGTATGATAGCTACCTAGGTGGTATTTGCAGGACAAAGTAAATGATGTGCATCCTTTTCTCCCATGCAGCACTACTCAGCTGATCTCTTTTAGAAGAAGAGTATTCATCTGGTGTGGCCAAGAAATGCACTAGGATGTAGGCCGGATTCAGATGGGCATAGCTCATGTTCCGCATGTGGACTGTAATGGACTGACCACAGGTGTCCTGATCCAAACGCATAGCCACAAAGGTACACAAGGAGGTAAATTCTGTCCGAGACCAGTGGCCCGTTTTTGGCATCACAATCCATATATAGCTCACCCCGTCCTTGGATATAGGGAGAGATGCAACTAGCCTGGAGCTTGCTCCCTGCATCGCtatagttgattgacaggtctcttgatgtgtgtgtgtgtatacctcCCAGCATCTGGAATAACCGGGGACCACACCGGACTAGTCACGTCTCTCCCTGGTTCTTGGCCGGCACTTCAAACTTAATTTTCTGAAATGCTCTGGCAATTTCACAACCAGGATCAGAAATGccgcctgtggtttgggcagcatggatcaagtgacagatcccctttaagcaGCCATTATATATTGCCTGAAATCTATTTGATTTGTAGTAATATTTGATCTCTTCAGGCTAATTCTGCAATTGTCAAGTGATCACTCTTATCACTGTTTTCTTTGTGTCTATCAAGCATAGGAATGTCAGACTCGGAGGGTATTAAGGAGCTGATCTTCAGAGCTTTACAAGTGGAGAGTCTTTTACACCACAGAATGTATGAAGAAATTGAATCCCATCTATCTTTCTTTGAAGACGCAAAGGTCAATTGTGCAAACCTACAGCAGACTGATGTCGTCAGAGTTGTGTACAGAGTACTTAAAAGCTGTCCGCCAGGAGCACTGAGAAAGAAAGCAAAGTGCTTACTCTCCAAATGGAAACTCTTGTACAAAGACAGCTCTCTTCATACCAGCACAGTTCAGGAGAAGTTTATGGGTGAACTAGAGAGGAATGACAATGCAACTGTGGCGCAAGCTCAAGACAGCGCACAAAACCTGACAGGTCTCGAGAGTACAAGTGGTCTTTCCTCTACTATGACTGAAGAACTAGAGCAAAATCTGAGGTCAAGTTCACAAGTGGTATTCAGTAAGGAGCACAGTGCAGGTACCCAAGATCAGCAGAGAATGAGTGTGGAGGGCTTGAGAAAGAAGTGCCGAGAACTTTTGTATCAGGCTTTAGCTGATCCTTCACAGTGCCATGCGAAAGCCCAGGAGTATGCAAAGGAGCTTGAGGAAAGCATCTACATTCTGTTTGCTGGGAATGAAAAGAAATACAGAAGCTGCATTCGTAGTAAAATTGCCAATCTGAAAAATCCTAAAAATATGCACTTGAAAACTCTCATTTATTCTGGAGCCCTAATTCCCAAGACATTTGCTGGAATGACTGCTCTGGAGATGGCAAGTGAGGATCTCCGAGACCTCCGAGCTAGCTATACGCAGGCTGGTGTCCAGGAGCATCAGCTTCCCCAGCGCACTGATGGAGTCCAGACTAGGAAAATTAAATGTAGAAAATGTGAAAGGTTTAATTGCACGGTAACCATGATTTCCCGAGGGACACTCTTTCTGCCAGGCTGGGTACGTACCGGGAACCCAGACGAAGAGATGATGACATTTGCCATTTGTAATGAGTGCGGAGAACAGTGGTATCATAGCGGATGGATATGTCTGTGAAATGATTAGGAGCATGTGAACTTTA
The Ranitomeya imitator isolate aRanImi1 chromosome 3, aRanImi1.pri, whole genome shotgun sequence genome window above contains:
- the TCEANC gene encoding transcription elongation factor A N-terminal and central domain-containing protein isoform X3, encoding MGIAHVPHVDCNGLTTGVLIQTHSHKGMSDSEGIKELIFRALQVESLLHHRMYEEIESHLSFFEDAKVNCANLQQTDVVRVVYRVLKSCPPGALRKKAKCLLSKWKLLYKDSSLHTSTVQEKFMGELERNDNATVAQAQDSAQNLTGLESTSGLSSTMTEELEQNLRSSSQVVFSKEHSAGTQDQQRMSVEGLRKKCRELLYQALADPSQCHAKAQEYAKELEESIYILFAGNEKKYRSCIRSKIANLKNPKNMHLKTLIYSGALIPKTFAGMTALEMASEDLRDLRASYTQAGVQEHQLPQRTDGVQTRKIKCRKCERFNCTVTMISRGTLFLPGWVRTGNPDEEMMTFAICNECGEQWYHSGWICL
- the TCEANC gene encoding transcription elongation factor A N-terminal and central domain-containing protein isoform X2, translated to MGIAHVPHVDCNGLTTGVLIQTHSHKGTQGGMSDSEGIKELIFRALQVESLLHHRMYEEIESHLSFFEDAKVNCANLQQTDVVRVVYRVLKSCPPGALRKKAKCLLSKWKLLYKDSSLHTSTVQEKFMGELERNDNATVAQAQDSAQNLTGLESTSGLSSTMTEELEQNLRSSSQVVFSKEHSAGTQDQQRMSVEGLRKKCRELLYQALADPSQCHAKAQEYAKELEESIYILFAGNEKKYRSCIRSKIANLKNPKNMHLKTLIYSGALIPKTFAGMTALEMASEDLRDLRASYTQAGVQEHQLPQRTDGVQTRKIKCRKCERFNCTVTMISRGTLFLPGWVRTGNPDEEMMTFAICNECGEQWYHSGWICL
- the TCEANC gene encoding transcription elongation factor A N-terminal and central domain-containing protein isoform X1, with product MENILVKQIDEAATQGEVIIMGDFNYPEIDWGTETCSSSKGMSDSEGIKELIFRALQVESLLHHRMYEEIESHLSFFEDAKVNCANLQQTDVVRVVYRVLKSCPPGALRKKAKCLLSKWKLLYKDSSLHTSTVQEKFMGELERNDNATVAQAQDSAQNLTGLESTSGLSSTMTEELEQNLRSSSQVVFSKEHSAGTQDQQRMSVEGLRKKCRELLYQALADPSQCHAKAQEYAKELEESIYILFAGNEKKYRSCIRSKIANLKNPKNMHLKTLIYSGALIPKTFAGMTALEMASEDLRDLRASYTQAGVQEHQLPQRTDGVQTRKIKCRKCERFNCTVTMISRGTLFLPGWVRTGNPDEEMMTFAICNECGEQWYHSGWICL
- the TCEANC gene encoding transcription elongation factor A N-terminal and central domain-containing protein isoform X4, with the protein product MSDSEGIKELIFRALQVESLLHHRMYEEIESHLSFFEDAKVNCANLQQTDVVRVVYRVLKSCPPGALRKKAKCLLSKWKLLYKDSSLHTSTVQEKFMGELERNDNATVAQAQDSAQNLTGLESTSGLSSTMTEELEQNLRSSSQVVFSKEHSAGTQDQQRMSVEGLRKKCRELLYQALADPSQCHAKAQEYAKELEESIYILFAGNEKKYRSCIRSKIANLKNPKNMHLKTLIYSGALIPKTFAGMTALEMASEDLRDLRASYTQAGVQEHQLPQRTDGVQTRKIKCRKCERFNCTVTMISRGTLFLPGWVRTGNPDEEMMTFAICNECGEQWYHSGWICL